One Stenotrophomonas maltophilia DNA window includes the following coding sequences:
- a CDS encoding efflux transporter outer membrane subunit yields MSAVTVFRTFVAASLCTALAACTMGPDFVRPQAELPSHWQGEAVAGNAIDQDAAWWAGFDDPLLGQLAGQVLAANLDLQLAANRVQQSRAARGITAADRLPSVSASASGVRARNSEVGLNDPSGNGGRDDYGLFQAGIGLSWELDLWGRVRRQVEAADARVQMAEEDAHAARIALLAETARDYLQLRATRQLLAITEDNLSIAHDIKRLTEARQRQGVASTLQVSSAAAQVASLQARIAPLRHRESQLRNALAFLLAQPPQALDAQLQDARHDWPALPAVAVGLPSELAERRPDIRRAEAALHAATAGIGVAKASFLPRITLNGDAGFQAKQLDDLDGWNAHRFSIGPSISVPIFQGGRLKANLALSRLQQQQSALQFRRTVLQAWHEVDDAIDGYSAEQQRTVQLHVAVDESEAALGAARRQYQAGVVDMLDVLSTQRIALDNQAALANSQATAAIARVELYRALGGGW; encoded by the coding sequence ATGAGCGCAGTCACCGTGTTCCGCACCTTCGTTGCGGCCAGCCTGTGCACGGCCCTGGCTGCCTGCACGATGGGTCCGGACTTCGTACGTCCCCAGGCGGAACTGCCCAGCCACTGGCAGGGTGAGGCCGTCGCGGGTAACGCGATCGATCAGGACGCGGCCTGGTGGGCCGGCTTCGACGATCCACTGCTGGGGCAGCTTGCCGGCCAGGTGCTCGCGGCCAACCTGGACCTGCAGCTGGCCGCCAACCGCGTGCAGCAGAGCCGCGCCGCACGTGGCATCACCGCCGCCGATCGCCTGCCCAGCGTCAGCGCGAGCGCCAGTGGCGTGCGTGCACGCAACAGCGAGGTGGGCCTGAATGATCCGTCCGGCAACGGCGGCCGTGATGACTACGGGCTGTTCCAGGCCGGTATCGGCCTGAGCTGGGAACTGGACCTGTGGGGCCGCGTGCGCCGCCAGGTGGAAGCGGCCGACGCGCGCGTGCAGATGGCCGAGGAGGATGCACATGCAGCGCGCATCGCGCTGCTGGCGGAAACCGCGCGTGATTACCTGCAGCTGCGCGCGACGCGGCAGCTGCTGGCGATCACCGAGGACAACCTCAGCATTGCCCACGACATCAAGCGCCTGACCGAAGCACGCCAACGCCAGGGTGTGGCCAGCACGCTGCAGGTGTCCAGCGCGGCCGCGCAGGTCGCGTCGCTGCAGGCACGCATCGCGCCGTTGCGGCATCGCGAATCGCAGCTGCGCAATGCGCTGGCGTTCCTGCTGGCGCAGCCGCCGCAGGCGCTGGACGCGCAGCTGCAGGATGCACGCCATGACTGGCCGGCGTTGCCGGCCGTAGCGGTGGGGCTGCCCAGCGAACTGGCCGAGCGTCGCCCGGACATCCGTCGTGCCGAAGCGGCACTGCACGCAGCAACGGCCGGCATCGGCGTGGCCAAGGCCAGTTTCCTGCCGCGCATCACCTTGAATGGCGACGCGGGCTTCCAGGCCAAGCAGCTCGATGATCTGGATGGCTGGAACGCGCACCGTTTCAGCATCGGCCCGTCGATCAGCGTGCCGATCTTCCAGGGCGGGCGGCTGAAGGCCAACCTGGCGCTGAGCCGGTTGCAGCAGCAACAGTCGGCGCTGCAGTTCCGCCGCACCGTGCTGCAGGCCTGGCATGAAGTGGACGACGCCATCGATGGCTACAGTGCCGAGCAGCAGCGCACGGTGCAGCTGCACGTGGCGGTGGACGAGAGCGAGGCCGCACTGGGTGCGGCGCGCCGGCAGTACCAGGCCGGCGTCGTAGACATGCTGGATGTGCTGAGCACCCAGCGCATCGCGCTGGACAACCAGGCCGCGCTGGCCAACAGCCAGGCCACCGCCGCGATCGCACGGGTGGAGCTGTACCGCGCGCTGGGCGGTGGCTGGTAG
- a CDS encoding YqcC family protein: protein MGWLGVLRRPRAEDPRAALVAPIEQALRALGWVVGEVGPPRAVTSAFGSDDGMQFEQWLAQVFLPRLYEARAAGQWPPRSDVAVAAWRNLDGQPGVESLLRLLAQLDERINKGIHAARG from the coding sequence ATGGGCTGGCTGGGTGTCCTGCGCCGGCCGCGTGCGGAAGACCCGCGCGCGGCCCTGGTGGCCCCGATCGAGCAGGCGCTGCGTGCGCTGGGCTGGGTAGTGGGGGAGGTGGGGCCACCGCGTGCGGTGACCTCGGCCTTCGGCAGCGACGATGGCATGCAGTTCGAGCAGTGGCTTGCGCAGGTATTCCTGCCGCGCCTTTACGAGGCGCGCGCGGCCGGGCAGTGGCCGCCGCGCAGCGATGTGGCCGTGGCGGCCTGGCGCAATCTTGATGGCCAGCCTGGCGTCGAATCGTTGCTGCGCCTGCTGGCGCAGCTGGATGAACGGATCAACAAAGGCATCCACGCCGCCCGTGGATAA
- a CDS encoding LysR family transcriptional regulator: MPLPDLNLLLALDVLIDECSVAAAARRMNLSAPAMSRTLGRIRVALGDPVLVRAGRGLAPTPRALELREQVRDVIEQAHRVFHAGREIDVGTLERTFNVRANDVFIGGFGGRLREIFRQQAPRAVLRFVPEGDTDDDAMAQGRIDLYISTAGKHAPDTKVQNLFSTSFMGAAREDHPLFDGEISAERFAACDHIAVSRRGLPRGPIDDDLATLGLQRRVALISPTFHGAIFAAAESDLILPQMPSVMLERIVSMRLPLRLFPLPIPVRTAAIVQAWHPRLDNDAAHQWLRRSIKTMCESVEDIRR, translated from the coding sequence ATGCCCCTGCCGGATCTGAACCTGTTGCTGGCACTGGACGTGCTGATTGACGAATGCAGCGTGGCCGCCGCCGCGCGGCGGATGAACCTGAGCGCGCCGGCGATGAGCCGCACCCTGGGCCGGATCCGCGTGGCGCTGGGCGACCCGGTATTGGTGCGCGCCGGCCGTGGGCTGGCTCCCACCCCGCGCGCGCTGGAACTGCGCGAGCAGGTCCGTGATGTCATCGAGCAGGCGCACCGTGTTTTCCATGCGGGCCGCGAGATCGACGTGGGTACCCTGGAGCGCACCTTCAACGTGCGTGCCAACGATGTCTTCATCGGTGGCTTTGGCGGTCGCCTGCGCGAGATATTCCGCCAGCAGGCACCGCGCGCGGTGCTGCGCTTCGTGCCCGAAGGCGATACCGATGACGATGCGATGGCACAGGGCCGGATCGATCTGTACATCAGCACCGCCGGCAAGCACGCACCCGACACCAAGGTGCAGAACCTGTTCAGTACCTCGTTCATGGGGGCTGCACGCGAGGACCATCCGTTGTTCGATGGCGAGATCAGTGCCGAGCGCTTTGCCGCCTGCGACCACATTGCGGTGTCGCGCCGCGGTCTGCCACGCGGCCCGATCGATGACGACCTGGCCACGCTCGGCCTGCAGCGGCGGGTGGCACTGATCAGCCCGACCTTCCACGGTGCGATCTTCGCGGCGGCCGAATCGGATCTGATCCTGCCGCAGATGCCGAGCGTGATGCTGGAGCGGATCGTCAGCATGCGCCTGCCGCTGCGCCTGTTCCCGCTGCCGATCCCGGTGCGCACCGCCGCCATCGTGCAGGCCTGGCACCCGCGGCTGGACAACGATGCTGCGCACCAGTGGCTGCGCCGCTCGATCAAGACCATGTGCGAAAGCGTCGAGGACATCCGCCGCTGA
- a CDS encoding HlyD family secretion protein, giving the protein MTINRTTLNTGLGLGVLALAIGAWLLLRDGGHQTTNNAYVVADYTLVAPKIPGFVSAVEVEDNQSVKAGDVLARIDDRDYQVALQAARADLANARAQLANAQAALAQQDSLIEQARASVDVSRSELTLASADQQRYRELARDGAGTVQNAQQAQSKQAVASAHLQQGQAALSTARQRTDILSAGVQAAQAAVQRAEAAQARAELDLSHTVLRAPIDGMVGRRAVRVGAYLTPGTPVAAVVPLKRAFVVANFQETQMTRMQAGQQVELKVDVFPGKPLRGHIDSIAPATGVTFAAVAPENATGNFTKVVQRIPVKIVLEPGQPLLDQLRAGMSVEASVDLGSRARAQSVQHRPGHKSGEGA; this is encoded by the coding sequence ATGACGATCAATCGAACCACTCTCAATACCGGCCTGGGCCTGGGCGTGCTGGCCCTGGCCATCGGCGCCTGGCTGCTGCTGCGCGACGGCGGCCACCAGACCACCAACAATGCCTACGTCGTGGCCGACTACACGCTGGTTGCGCCGAAGATTCCCGGCTTTGTCAGTGCCGTGGAAGTTGAGGACAACCAGTCGGTGAAGGCTGGCGACGTGCTTGCCCGCATCGACGACCGTGACTACCAGGTGGCCCTGCAGGCGGCGCGTGCCGACCTTGCCAATGCCCGCGCACAGCTGGCCAACGCGCAGGCCGCACTGGCCCAGCAGGATTCGCTGATCGAGCAGGCCAGGGCCAGTGTCGATGTCAGCCGTTCCGAACTGACCCTGGCCAGTGCCGACCAGCAGCGTTACCGCGAACTGGCCCGTGACGGCGCCGGTACCGTGCAGAACGCGCAGCAGGCGCAGTCGAAGCAGGCCGTGGCCAGTGCGCATCTGCAGCAGGGCCAGGCCGCGCTGTCGACCGCACGCCAGCGCACCGACATCCTCAGCGCGGGCGTGCAGGCTGCACAGGCGGCGGTGCAGCGTGCGGAAGCGGCGCAGGCACGCGCCGAACTGGATCTGTCGCACACCGTGCTGCGCGCACCGATCGATGGCATGGTCGGTCGCCGCGCGGTGCGCGTGGGTGCCTACCTGACGCCGGGTACGCCGGTGGCTGCGGTGGTGCCGCTGAAGCGCGCCTTCGTGGTCGCCAACTTCCAGGAAACGCAGATGACCCGCATGCAGGCCGGCCAGCAGGTCGAACTGAAGGTGGACGTATTCCCGGGCAAGCCGCTGCGCGGGCACATCGACAGCATTGCACCAGCCACCGGCGTCACCTTCGCCGCCGTCGCACCAGAGAACGCCACCGGCAACTTCACCAAGGTGGTGCAGCGCATTCCGGTGAAGATCGTGCTGGAGCCGGGCCAGCCGCTGCTGGACCAGCTGCGTGCCGGCATGTCGGTGGAAGCCAGCGTTGACCTGGGCAGCCGCGCGCGTGCGCAGAGCGTGCAGCACCGTCCGGGCCACAAGAGCGGGGAGGGCGCATGA
- a CDS encoding 2-hydroxychromene-2-carboxylate isomerase, which yields MATLRWYFDFISPYSYLHWQKLKQLPQFTQIQTVPIAFGAVLHHLGNLGPAEIPAKRRFIYRQLLWTAQAEGTPLRFPPGHPFNPLSALRLCLAAGASTQAVDVLFNWIWRDGNAADSAEALREPAAQLGIEDVETAISAPAVKEQLRRNTEAAISAGVFGVPTLAIDGELFWGNDAHPLMAAVLADPGLLQQPEWQRLASLPVAVQRSR from the coding sequence ATGGCCACGCTGCGCTGGTATTTCGATTTCATCTCGCCCTATTCCTACCTGCACTGGCAGAAGCTGAAACAGCTGCCGCAGTTCACGCAGATCCAGACCGTGCCGATCGCCTTCGGTGCGGTGCTGCACCATCTGGGCAACCTCGGGCCGGCCGAGATTCCGGCCAAGCGCCGCTTCATCTACCGCCAGCTGCTGTGGACCGCACAGGCCGAGGGCACACCGCTGCGGTTTCCGCCGGGCCATCCGTTCAACCCGTTGTCCGCCCTGCGCCTGTGCCTGGCCGCCGGCGCCAGCACACAGGCGGTGGACGTGCTGTTCAACTGGATCTGGCGCGACGGCAATGCCGCCGACAGCGCCGAGGCGCTGCGCGAACCGGCTGCGCAACTGGGCATCGAGGATGTCGAGACCGCCATCTCCGCCCCGGCGGTGAAGGAGCAGCTGCGGCGCAACACCGAGGCCGCGATCAGTGCCGGCGTGTTCGGTGTACCGACCCTGGCCATCGACGGGGAACTGTTCTGGGGCAACGATGCGCACCCGCTGATGGCCGCGGTGCTGGCCGACCCGGGCCTGCTGCAGCAACCCGAATGGCAGCGCCTGGCCAGCCTGCCGGTGGCAGTCCAGCGCAGCCGCTGA
- the fghA gene encoding S-formylglutathione hydrolase, whose translation MERIEHRACFGGWQDVYRHHSTTLGCDMQFAVYLPPQAETQKLPVLYWLSGLTCTEQNVITKAGAQRYAAEHGVIIVAPDTSPRGDDVADAEGYDLGKGAGFYLNATRAPWAKHYRMHDYVTQELPALIEANFPVTDARGISGHSMGGHGALVIALRNPGRYRSVSAFSPIVAPSHVPWGQKAFHAYLGDNPADWAQWDASELVAVATERLPLLVDQGEADEFLQTQLQPQRLQQACDAAGHPLTLRLQPGYDHSYYFIASFIGEHIAHHARALRG comes from the coding sequence ATGGAACGCATTGAACACCGCGCCTGTTTCGGCGGCTGGCAGGACGTCTACCGCCATCATTCCACCACGCTGGGCTGCGACATGCAGTTTGCCGTGTACCTGCCGCCGCAGGCGGAAACGCAGAAGCTGCCGGTGCTTTACTGGCTGAGCGGGCTGACCTGCACCGAGCAGAACGTCATCACCAAGGCGGGCGCGCAGCGCTACGCGGCCGAGCATGGCGTGATCATCGTCGCGCCCGATACCAGCCCACGCGGCGATGACGTGGCCGATGCCGAAGGCTATGACCTGGGCAAGGGGGCGGGGTTCTACCTCAATGCCACCCGTGCGCCGTGGGCGAAGCACTACCGCATGCACGACTACGTGACACAGGAACTGCCGGCACTGATCGAGGCGAATTTCCCGGTCACCGATGCGCGTGGCATCAGCGGCCACTCGATGGGCGGCCATGGCGCGCTGGTGATCGCCCTGCGCAACCCGGGGCGCTACCGCAGCGTGTCGGCGTTCTCGCCGATCGTCGCGCCCAGCCACGTGCCGTGGGGGCAGAAGGCCTTCCACGCCTACCTGGGCGACAACCCGGCGGACTGGGCGCAGTGGGATGCCAGCGAACTGGTCGCCGTGGCCACTGAGCGCCTGCCGTTGCTGGTCGACCAGGGCGAGGCGGACGAATTCCTGCAGACCCAGCTGCAACCGCAGCGCCTGCAGCAGGCCTGTGATGCCGCCGGCCATCCGCTGACCCTGCGCCTGCAGCCTGGTTACGACCACAGCTACTACTTCATCGCCAGTTTCATCGGCGAGCACATCGCCCACCACGCCCGCGCCCTGCGCGGCTGA
- a CDS encoding GGDEF domain-containing protein → MPVVLAMLYVLCHGLVVAFWPSPAGVGSFVFLTGAPLLAAAACLVRAQRDRAALGWRATAMALLLWAGGMTFNMVDALGAGRADFTPRVSLLLYVLYGVPLVFILARARRERLSISLIDAAMAALLGVLFFVHTASFAARVEVDAHAMSNMQRMFDIQNLCIAGFAVVRWLARDVPERRRFFRALALYALAYLLVAYYINHYTSDDAFGAFNDLLIDVPFLLVACLALDTAPDTGITAHPRLARTVQAAGPMILPLLLLVVGTLVVDHARPLAVSGFVVATLGFGVRSILLQVDLMERQASLDQLARQDGLTGVANRREFDALLQAEWNRARRSGSELGLLLLDIDHFKVFNDRHGHPAGDRCLQAVATVLKISAGRAGDSVARYGGEEFAVIVPGSPLSGVLALAERLREAVAALPLPEGSVSVSIGVAYLHPPALASADQLLADADAGLYAAKRAGRNQVILHAHVLDDEGSAHGRMDC, encoded by the coding sequence ATGCCGGTAGTGCTGGCGATGCTGTACGTGCTTTGCCATGGGCTGGTCGTGGCGTTCTGGCCGAGCCCGGCGGGCGTAGGCTCTTTCGTATTCCTGACCGGTGCGCCGCTGCTGGCCGCTGCCGCGTGCCTGGTGCGGGCGCAACGTGACCGCGCCGCTCTGGGCTGGCGTGCTACCGCGATGGCACTGCTGCTGTGGGCCGGCGGCATGACGTTCAACATGGTGGATGCGCTGGGCGCCGGCCGGGCTGACTTCACCCCGCGCGTCAGCCTGTTGTTGTACGTGCTGTATGGCGTGCCGTTGGTGTTCATCCTGGCCCGGGCACGCCGCGAGCGCTTGAGCATCAGCCTGATCGACGCGGCGATGGCGGCTTTGCTGGGGGTGCTGTTCTTCGTGCACACCGCATCGTTTGCCGCCCGTGTCGAGGTCGACGCCCATGCGATGTCCAACATGCAGCGCATGTTCGACATCCAGAATCTGTGTATCGCCGGGTTCGCCGTGGTGCGATGGCTGGCCCGCGACGTGCCCGAACGGCGTAGATTCTTCCGCGCACTGGCGCTGTACGCTCTGGCCTATCTGCTGGTGGCCTACTACATCAACCATTACACATCCGATGATGCATTCGGTGCGTTCAACGATCTGCTGATCGACGTACCTTTTCTGCTGGTTGCCTGCCTGGCGCTGGACACGGCGCCGGACACAGGCATCACGGCACACCCGCGGCTGGCACGCACGGTGCAGGCGGCTGGGCCGATGATCCTGCCATTGCTGCTGCTGGTGGTCGGTACCCTGGTGGTCGACCATGCACGGCCACTGGCGGTCAGTGGGTTCGTGGTGGCCACGCTGGGTTTCGGCGTGCGCAGCATCCTGCTGCAGGTGGACCTGATGGAACGGCAGGCATCGCTGGATCAGCTGGCACGGCAGGATGGCCTGACCGGCGTGGCCAACCGGAGAGAGTTCGATGCACTGCTGCAGGCGGAGTGGAACCGGGCGCGCCGAAGCGGCAGCGAGCTGGGCCTGCTGTTGCTGGACATCGACCACTTCAAGGTATTCAACGACCGCCACGGACATCCGGCTGGGGACCGCTGCCTGCAGGCCGTGGCCACGGTCCTGAAGATCAGCGCCGGCCGCGCCGGTGACAGCGTTGCCCGTTACGGCGGCGAGGAGTTTGCGGTGATCGTGCCAGGAAGCCCACTGTCGGGCGTGCTGGCGCTCGCCGAACGCCTGCGGGAGGCGGTGGCGGCGCTGCCACTGCCGGAAGGGTCGGTCAGTGTCAGCATCGGCGTGGCCTACCTGCACCCGCCGGCTCTGGCCAGCGCCGATCAGTTGCTGGCGGATGCCGATGCAGGGCTGTATGCCGCCAAGCGGGCCGGTCGCAACCAGGTGATCCTGCATGCGCATGTGCTCGATGACGAAGGCAGTGCGCACGGCAGGATGGATTGCTGA
- a CDS encoding S-(hydroxymethyl)glutathione dehydrogenase/class III alcohol dehydrogenase: MKSRAAVAFGPGQPLQIVEIDVAPPKVGEVLVKITHTGVCHTDAFTLSGDDPEGLFPVVLGHEGAGIVVEVGEGVTSVKPGDHVIPLYTAECGECLFCKSGKTNLCVSVRATQGKGVMPDGTSRFSYNGEPLYHYMGCSTFSEYTVVAEVSLAKINPEANPEHVCLLGCGVTTGIGAVHNTAKVQEGDSVAVFGLGGIGLAVIQGARQAKAGRIIAVDTNPSKFELAREFGATDCINPKDFDKPIQQVIVEMTTWGVDHSFECIGNVNVMRAALECAHRGWGQSVVIGVAGSGQEISTRPFQLVTGRKWMGTAFGGVKGRSQLPGMVEDAMKGDIELAPFVTHTMDLDKINEAFDLMHEGKSIRSVVHY, encoded by the coding sequence ATGAAGTCCCGTGCCGCCGTCGCCTTTGGTCCCGGCCAGCCGCTGCAGATCGTCGAGATCGACGTCGCCCCGCCGAAGGTCGGCGAAGTGCTGGTCAAGATCACCCACACCGGTGTCTGCCACACCGATGCGTTCACCCTGTCCGGCGACGATCCGGAAGGCCTGTTCCCGGTGGTGCTGGGCCATGAAGGCGCCGGCATCGTGGTGGAGGTGGGCGAGGGCGTGACCAGCGTCAAGCCGGGCGACCACGTGATTCCGCTTTACACCGCCGAGTGCGGCGAGTGCCTGTTCTGCAAGAGCGGCAAGACCAACCTGTGCGTGTCGGTGCGCGCTACCCAGGGCAAGGGCGTGATGCCCGACGGCACCAGCCGCTTCAGCTACAACGGCGAGCCGCTGTACCACTACATGGGCTGCTCGACCTTCAGCGAGTACACCGTGGTGGCCGAGGTGTCGCTGGCGAAGATCAATCCGGAAGCCAACCCGGAGCACGTCTGCCTGCTCGGTTGCGGCGTCACCACCGGCATCGGCGCGGTGCACAACACTGCCAAAGTGCAGGAAGGCGACAGCGTGGCGGTGTTCGGCCTCGGTGGCATCGGCCTGGCGGTGATCCAGGGGGCGCGCCAGGCCAAGGCCGGCCGCATCATCGCAGTGGACACCAATCCGTCCAAGTTCGAGCTGGCCCGCGAATTCGGCGCCACCGACTGCATCAACCCGAAGGACTTCGACAAGCCGATCCAGCAGGTCATCGTCGAGATGACCACCTGGGGCGTGGACCACAGCTTCGAGTGCATCGGCAACGTCAACGTGATGCGCGCGGCGCTGGAATGCGCGCACCGTGGCTGGGGCCAGAGCGTGGTGATCGGCGTGGCCGGTTCGGGCCAGGAGATCTCCACCCGTCCGTTCCAGCTGGTGACCGGCCGCAAGTGGATGGGTACTGCTTTCGGTGGTGTGAAGGGCCGCAGCCAGCTGCCGGGCATGGTGGAAGACGCGATGAAGGGCGATATCGAACTGGCCCCGTTCGTCACCCATACCATGGACCTGGACAAGATCAACGAAGCCTTCGACCTGATGCATGAAGGCAAGTCGATCCGTTCGGTGGTCCACTACTGA
- a CDS encoding MFS transporter — protein sequence MSTPAAAVPAAAAPRPAAAPGLDRRVLVGLCGVLLAVLVSGFNENITKVALADIRGAMGFSVDDGSWIVALYSAMSVSAMAFAPWCAATFSLRRFALAMIGGFMVLGVLCPLAPNLQVFLLLRALQGLCGGALPPLLMSVALRFLPPGIKLYGLAGYALTATFGPSMGTPLAAFWVEQVGWHWAFWQIVPYCLAAMAMVSWGLPQDPLRLERFAQFDTVGLLLGLPALVLLVLGLVQGPRLNWFDSPMITLMIGGGAGLMVLFMINEWFHPLPFFKLQLLANRNLSYSLVTLGGVLFVLLAVISIPSGFLASVQGYRPLQTAPMLLWVALPQVIALPLVAALLNIRAVDCRWVQATGLAMLALACWLGSHLDVAWIRDNFLWVQLLQVFAQPMAVLPLLMLATGGLAPQDGPFASAWFNTVKGFAAVLASGVLDAVAQGRRHFHSTVLVDRLGEQPWLAEGPQLGARLHAQVQALTSADLYWVVALVALAFIPLIAWMPTRIHPPRAVA from the coding sequence ATGAGTACGCCGGCCGCCGCTGTCCCGGCCGCTGCAGCGCCCCGTCCTGCCGCCGCCCCCGGGCTCGACCGCCGCGTTCTGGTCGGCCTGTGTGGCGTGCTGCTGGCGGTGCTGGTGTCGGGCTTCAACGAGAACATCACCAAGGTCGCCCTGGCCGACATCCGCGGTGCGATGGGTTTCAGCGTCGACGACGGCAGCTGGATCGTCGCCCTCTACAGCGCGATGTCGGTCAGCGCGATGGCCTTCGCCCCGTGGTGCGCCGCCACCTTCTCGCTGCGCCGATTCGCACTGGCGATGATCGGCGGCTTCATGGTGCTGGGCGTGCTCTGCCCGCTTGCCCCGAACCTGCAGGTATTCCTGCTGCTGCGCGCGCTGCAGGGCCTGTGTGGAGGTGCGCTGCCGCCGCTGCTGATGAGCGTGGCCCTGCGCTTCCTGCCGCCCGGCATCAAGCTGTATGGCCTGGCGGGCTACGCGCTGACCGCCACCTTCGGCCCGAGCATGGGCACGCCGCTGGCTGCGTTCTGGGTCGAGCAGGTGGGCTGGCACTGGGCGTTCTGGCAGATCGTGCCGTACTGCCTGGCCGCCATGGCGATGGTCAGCTGGGGCCTGCCACAGGACCCGCTGCGGCTGGAACGCTTCGCCCAGTTCGATACGGTCGGCCTGCTGCTCGGCCTGCCGGCGCTGGTGCTGCTGGTGCTGGGCCTGGTGCAGGGGCCGCGCCTTAACTGGTTCGACTCGCCGATGATCACCCTGATGATCGGTGGCGGTGCCGGCCTGATGGTGCTGTTCATGATCAATGAATGGTTCCACCCGCTGCCATTCTTCAAGCTGCAGCTGCTGGCCAACCGCAACCTCAGCTACTCGCTGGTGACGTTGGGCGGTGTGTTGTTCGTGCTGCTGGCGGTGATCTCGATCCCCTCCGGTTTCCTGGCCAGCGTGCAGGGCTACCGGCCGTTGCAGACCGCACCGATGTTGCTGTGGGTGGCGTTGCCGCAGGTGATCGCGCTGCCGCTGGTGGCGGCGCTGCTGAATATCCGTGCAGTGGATTGCCGCTGGGTGCAGGCCACTGGCCTGGCGATGCTGGCCCTGGCCTGCTGGCTGGGCTCGCACCTGGATGTGGCCTGGATCCGCGACAACTTCCTGTGGGTGCAGCTGCTGCAGGTGTTCGCCCAGCCGATGGCGGTGCTGCCGCTGCTGATGCTGGCCACCGGCGGCCTGGCGCCCCAGGACGGGCCGTTTGCCTCGGCGTGGTTCAACACGGTCAAGGGCTTCGCTGCCGTGCTTGCCAGCGGCGTGCTGGATGCCGTCGCCCAGGGGCGCCGTCATTTCCATTCCACCGTGCTGGTTGACCGCCTGGGCGAGCAACCGTGGCTGGCCGAGGGCCCGCAGCTGGGCGCGCGCCTGCATGCACAGGTACAGGCGCTGACCTCGGCCGATCTGTACTGGGTGGTCGCGCTGGTGGCGCTGGCCTTCATTCCGCTCATTGCCTGGATGCCCACCCGCATCCATCCGCCACGTGCCGTGGCCTGA
- a CDS encoding universal stress protein translates to MFTTLLVALDGGPQHARVLDLAAAIAGPRSRLHLLCVLDPEFALAADASDADRIEYPEAARQRSRAEAVLAEALAELRERGVDAIAQIPSGDPGEVISEQARRLKCDLIVIGHRHLSRLERLFEPSIGQWTIDHAPCPVLVETRDPQP, encoded by the coding sequence ATGTTCACTACCCTGCTGGTCGCCCTGGACGGCGGCCCCCAGCACGCACGCGTGCTGGACCTGGCCGCCGCCATCGCAGGCCCGCGCAGCCGCCTGCACCTGCTGTGCGTGCTCGACCCCGAATTCGCGCTGGCCGCCGATGCCAGCGACGCCGACCGCATCGAGTACCCGGAAGCCGCCCGCCAGCGCTCGCGGGCCGAAGCGGTGCTGGCCGAAGCCCTGGCCGAGCTGCGCGAGCGCGGCGTCGACGCCATCGCGCAGATTCCCTCCGGCGACCCGGGCGAAGTGATCAGCGAGCAGGCCCGGCGCCTGAAGTGCGACCTGATCGTGATCGGCCACCGCCACCTGTCCCGCCTGGAACGCCTGTTCGAACCCTCGATCGGGCAATGGACCATCGACCACGCGCCCTGTCCGGTGCTGGTGGAAACCCGCGATCCACAACCCTAG
- a CDS encoding DegV family protein codes for MRIGIVVDSACDLPQDFIAEHNIVLLPITVRIGEAVLADHRDEQATLSFLHAHVAEHGAEAETIPFSVNQIRDLFLQQLVIDYDHVFCMTITKTRSPIHDNALQASFAILNDYKPVRQAAGYNSPFALRVLDTQNLFAAQAVTAVEAVRLRDSNASVQQIRERLEELAGNVHGYMVTRDLYYMRARARHKGDRSVGLLSAALGSALDIKPVLHGYRGETGPVAKIKGFDNAVQKLFAVVGQRVRAGLMTPTVCVSYGGELDELRALPGYAQLKEVCATHGVTVYESVMSLTGMVNVGKGAVTVGFADGPHRFE; via the coding sequence ATGCGCATCGGAATCGTCGTCGACTCGGCCTGCGACCTGCCGCAGGACTTCATTGCCGAGCACAATATCGTGCTGCTGCCGATCACCGTACGGATCGGCGAAGCCGTGCTGGCCGATCATCGCGATGAGCAGGCCACGCTGAGTTTCCTGCACGCGCATGTGGCCGAACACGGGGCTGAAGCGGAGACCATCCCCTTCAGCGTCAACCAGATCCGCGACCTGTTCCTGCAGCAGCTGGTGATCGATTACGACCACGTGTTCTGCATGACCATCACCAAGACCCGCAGCCCGATCCACGACAACGCGCTGCAGGCCAGCTTCGCCATCCTCAACGACTACAAGCCGGTGCGTCAGGCAGCGGGCTACAACTCGCCGTTCGCGCTGCGCGTGCTCGACACCCAGAACCTGTTCGCTGCCCAGGCGGTGACGGCGGTGGAAGCGGTACGCCTGCGCGACAGCAACGCCAGCGTGCAGCAGATCCGCGAACGATTGGAGGAACTGGCCGGCAACGTGCATGGCTATATGGTTACCCGCGACCTGTACTACATGCGCGCACGTGCGCGGCACAAGGGCGACCGCAGTGTCGGCCTGCTCAGTGCAGCGCTGGGCAGCGCACTGGACATCAAGCCGGTGCTGCATGGCTACCGCGGCGAGACCGGGCCGGTGGCCAAGATCAAGGGCTTCGACAACGCCGTGCAGAAGCTGTTCGCCGTGGTCGGCCAGCGCGTTCGTGCCGGGCTGATGACACCGACGGTGTGCGTCAGCTACGGCGGTGAGCTGGACGAGCTGCGTGCCCTGCCCGGCTATGCACAGCTGAAAGAGGTCTGCGCCACCCATGGCGTGACCGTGTACGAATCGGTGATGAGCCTGACCGGCATGGTCAACGTCGGCAAGGGCGCGGTCACCGTGGGCTTCGCCGATGGGCCGCATCGGTTCGAGTGA